A single Amphiprion ocellaris isolate individual 3 ecotype Okinawa chromosome 1, ASM2253959v1, whole genome shotgun sequence DNA region contains:
- the LOC111582548 gene encoding zinc finger protein 319, whose protein sequence is MTEAWQQQQQHAVAPPSVVHTLPQGTDNPLGCTVYGVVLQPDASLQQPQHGQQLAVQAQQPSMQVGGERGHKCGACGHDISHLANPHEHQCMVSQDRSFQCTQCMKIFSQATDLLEHQCVQVEQKPFVCGVCKMGFSLLTSLAQHHNSHGNGNNPMKCSICEKTYRPGSGNVTPTSSAANPQQPSTGETSGGGAAISASSPPAFEASAPDRPYKCSVCHKSFRHLSELTRHERIHTGEKPYKCDTCDKSFSQSSHLAHHQRTHSSERPYKCAVCEKSFKHRSHLVRHMYAHSGEHLFKCNLCEMHFKESSELLHHQCQPEGERPFRCGSCGKSFKRPSDLRQHERTHSEERPFQCEECQMSFKQQYALVRHRRTHKNPADRPFKCNLCDKGFLQPSHLLYHQQVHGMESLFKCASCQKSFSQSGELLRHKCGGEVEKPYKCDVCGKGYKKNSTLQRHQNSHCTEKPLKCSLCDKRFVSSSEFVQHRCDPTREKPLKCPDCEKRFRYSSELQRHRRVHTGEKPFKCASCDKSFKQREHLAKHQSVHSRETQFKCVWCGERFVDLTALQEHTVQHTAEGESFPEAPCIP, encoded by the coding sequence ATGACAGAGgcgtggcagcagcagcagcaacatgcaGTGGCTCCACCCTCTGTTGTGCACACGCTCCCCCAGGGGACCGACAACCCTCTGGGCTGCACTGTGTATGGAGTGGTTCTGCAGCCAGATGCCTCCCTGCAGCAGCCCCAGCACGGCCAGCAGCTCGCCGTTCAAGCCCAGCAGCCCTCCATGCAGGTAGGGGGCGAGAGAGGGCACAAGTGTGGAGCCTGCGGCCACGACATCTCTCACCTGGCCAACCCCCACGAGCACCAGTGCATGGTGAGCCAAGACCGGTCCTTCCAGTGCACGCAGTGCATGAAGATCTTCAGCCAGGCGACGGACCTGCTGGAGCATCAGTGTGTTCAGGTGGAGCAGAAGCCTTTCGTGTGTGGAGTCTGTAAGATGGGCTTCTCGCTGCTCACCTCCTTGGCTCAGCACCACAACTCGCACGGCAACGGAAACAATCCAATGAAGTGTTCCATCTGCGAGAAAACTTACCGTCCCGGTTCTGGAAACGTCACCCCGACCTCGTCAGCTGCCAACCCCCAGCAGCCCTCCACCGGAGAGACGTCCGGTGGCGGCGCCGCCATCAGTGCCTCGTCTCCTCCTGCGTTTGAGGCGTCTGCGCCAGACCGGCCATACAAGTGCTCAGTGTGCCATAAGTCCTTTCGGCATTTGTCAGAGCTGACCCGCCACGAGAGAATACACACTGGTGAAAAGCCATACAAATGTGACACATGTGATAAAAGCTTCAGCCAGTCCTCACATCTGGCGCATCACCAGCGTACACACAGCTCCGAGCGGCCGTACAAGTGTGCGGTGTGCGAGAAGAGCTTTAAACACCGCTCTCACCTCGTGCGGCACATGTACGCTCACTCGGGCGAGCACCTTTTCAAGTGCAATTTGTGTGAGATGCACTTTAAAGAGTCATCTGAGCTTTTGCACCATCAATGCCAGCCAGAAGGGGAGAGGCCGTTCCGCTGCGGTTCGTGTGGAAAAAGCTTCAAGCGGCCGTCAGACCTGCGGCAGCACGAACGCACCCACTCCGAGGAGCGACCTTTCCAGTGCGAGGAATGCCAGATGAGCTTCAAACAGCAGTACGCTCTCGTACGCCACCGACGCACTCACAAAAACCCCGCCGATCGTCCTTTCAAGTGCAATCTCTGCGATAAGGGCTTCCTCCAGCCGTCCCACCTGCTCTACCACCAGCAGGTTCACGGGATGGAAAGTCTGTTTAAGTGTGCATCCTGCCAGAAGTCTTTCAGCCAATCGGGAGAACTGCTGCGGCACAAATGTGGCGGCGAAGTGGAGAAACCGTACAAGTGCGACGTGTGCGGCAAAGGTTACAAAAAGAATTCGACGCTGCAGCGCCACCAGAACTCTCACTGCACGGAGAAGCCGCTGAAATGCTCCCTGTGCGACAAGCGCTTCGTTTCATCCTCCGAGTTCGTGCAGCACCGATGCGACCCGACTCGGGAGAAGCCGCTGAAATGTCCCGACTGCGAAAAGCGTTTCAGGTACTCGTCCGAGCTGCAGCGCCACCGCCGAGTCCACACGGGGGAGAAACCGTTCAAGTGCGCCAGTTGCGACAAGAGCTTCAAGCAGCGCGAGCACCTAGCCAAGCACCAGAGCGTGCACTCGCGGGAGACGCAGTTTAAGTGCGTGTGGTGCGGCGAGCGCTTTGTCGACCTCACGGCTCTGCAGGAGCACACGGTCCAGCACACCGCCGAGGGCGAGAGCTTCCCCGAAGCTCCCTGCATCCCATGA